A DNA window from Thalassospiraceae bacterium LMO-JJ14 contains the following coding sequences:
- the ruvX gene encoding Holliday junction resolvase RuvX, which produces MPAPPVYDTIQQLIDNIPVGKRLLGLDIGDKTIGLAISDPLFMIASPLKTLMRSKKLAPAIQEIQGFIQTEEIGGLLAGLPVSMDGSEGPRAQATRDLARELSWQLKLPYAFWDERLSTAAIERILVSEADMTRKRRKDVVDKMAASYILQGALDSVSGRS; this is translated from the coding sequence ATGCCCGCACCGCCGGTTTACGACACCATTCAGCAACTGATCGACAACATACCGGTCGGGAAAAGACTGCTTGGCCTCGATATCGGCGACAAGACCATCGGCCTGGCCATTTCCGACCCGCTGTTCATGATCGCCAGCCCGTTGAAAACCCTTATGCGCAGCAAAAAACTGGCGCCGGCCATTCAGGAAATCCAGGGGTTCATTCAAACAGAAGAGATCGGCGGCTTGCTGGCCGGACTGCCGGTCAGCATGGACGGCAGCGAAGGCCCCAGGGCCCAGGCAACCCGCGATCTGGCACGCGAGTTGTCCTGGCAGTTAAAACTGCCGTATGCGTTTTGGGACGAACGGCTGTCGACGGCGGCAATTGAGCGAATTCTCGTATCCGAGGCCGACATGACCCGCAAGCGCCGCAAGGACGTAGTCGACAAGATGGCCGCCAGCTACATCCTGCAAGGGGCCCTCGACAGCGTTTCCGGGCGAAGCTGA